CCGGCCGGGCCGCACCCCTCGTTTCGTCCCGGCGCTCGCCGGGGTCCGTACGCCGGTCTGGCACCCGGAGGCCACCGCCTCCCTCACCGGGCTCACCCTCGCCACCACCCGCGCCGATCTGGCCCGCGCCGTGCTCGACGGGATCGCGCACTCGGTGTGCGACCTCGTCGACGGGGTGGCCGCCACCATGGGCGCCCCGTTCACCCGGCTCCGGGTCGGCGGCGGAGTCGCGGGCAGCGACCCGCTCATGCGGATCCAGGCCGACCTGACCGGCCTCCCGCTGGAACGGGTCGCCGACTCGGCAACCGCCAGCCTGCGCGGCACCGCCTATCTGGCCGGGGTCGCCCAGGGCCTGTGGGGCTCGCTGGAGGAGATCGTCGAGGCGCAGCCGCACGGCCGGGTCTTCGAACCCTCCACCGGCGCGGACGATCGCGCCGAACAGCGGGCCGCCTGGCGCGACGTGCTGATCGGCCACCTCAAGGACCCCGCACTCACCCCCCACTGACGGCCCCTCACCGTCAGCAGGCGGCGGCCGGACACCCGACCACGCGGCCGCCGCACCGAACCACCAGGAGTTGATGTTGTGATCACCATGCCCGCCCGGAAACCGCGGCGCACCGCCGCGGCGACCCGCCGCACCCCCCTGCTGCTCGACCGCGCGGCGGCCAAGCGGCAGCTGGCCGACGACACGTACGACGTACTCGTCATCGGCGGCGGCATCACCGGGGCGTACGCCGTGCTGGACGCCGCCTCGCGCGGGCTGCGCGCGGCGCTGGTCGAGAAGGACGACTTCGCCTCGGGCACGTCGTCGAAGTCCTCGAAGATGGTGCACGGCGGTCTGCGCTACATCGAGCAGGGCAACGTCAATCTCGTACGCCACTCGCTCCTGGAGCGGCACCGCTTCCGCAAGAACGCCCCGCATCTGGTGCACCGGCTGCCGTTCCTCTTCCCGATCCTGGAGAAGGAGGGCATCTTCGACGCCCGCCTCGCCAAGGGCTTCGAGGGTCTGCTGTGGACGTACGACCTGGTCGGCGGCTGGCGGATCGGCAAGCTGCACCAGCGGCTGACCGTCCCGGAGGTCCTCGCGCAGGCGCCGACGCTGCGCGCGGAGAACCTCAAGGGCGGGCTGATGTACTTCGACGCCCGCACCGACGACGCCCGTCTCGTCCTGACCATCGTGCGGACCGCCGCCGCGCTCGGCGCGACCGTCCTGAACGGGGCGAAGGCCGAAGGCCTGCTGATGCAGTCCGGCAAGGTGGCCGGGGCCCGGGTCGACGTGGACGGTGACAGCGTCGACATCCGGGCGCGGGCCGTCGTCAACGCCACCGGGGTGTGGACCGACGAGCTGGACGCGAAGGCCGTCGACGGCCACCGCCCGCAGGTCCGCCCGGCCAAGGGCGTGCACATCGTGGTGCCGTGGGACAAGGTACGGATCAACTGCACGGTCACCGTGCCGATCCCCGGCCGGGCCCGCCGTGCGACCTGCACCCGCTGGGGCAACAGCGTCGTGCTGGGCACCACGGACGAGGACTACCAGGGCTCCCCCGACGATGTGCACTGCACGCGTCAGGAGATGGACTTCCTGCTGGAGGGCGCCAACACCGCCTTCGAGGGGAAGCTCACCCCGGACGACGTGGTCGGCTCCATCGGCGGACTGCGTCCGCTGGTCGGCGGCAAGGAGGGCGCGACGCTCGACATGCGCCGCGACCACCACATCAGCGTCGGCCGCACCGGCATGGTGACGGTGACCGGCGGCAAGCTCACCACCAGCCGCCACATGGGCGAGCTCGTCATCGACAAGGTGATGGCGGTCCTCGGCCGCAGGGGGAAGAGCCGCACCAGCGACCTTCCGCTGCTCGGCGGCGCCGGCTACGACGCCGAGGCCGTGGCCGCCTCCGGTGGCATCGCCGCACACCTGGGCGAGCGCTTCGGCACCGAGGCGCGCTTCGTCGGCGACCTGATCCAGGAGGACCCGACGCTGGCCGAGCCCATCGTCGCGGGACTTGCCTACACGAAGGCCGAGGTCGTCTACGCGGCCCGCGCGGAGCTCGCCCGCTCGGTCGACGACGTCCTCTCCCGCCGCATGCGCGCCCGGCTCTTCGCCCGCGACGCCTCCGCCGAGGCGGCGGGCGCGGTGGGCGCGATCCTCGGCCGCGAACTGAACCTCACGGAGGCCGAGGTGGAGCGTTCCGTCTCCGACTACCTCGCGGCCGTCCGTCACGAAAAGTCCGTACTCCTCGAAGGGGCAGCAGCATGATCAGCCGTCAGACCATCACCCACCCGTTCAACCGGGGCAACTACACGATCGGCGCCCCCAGTTTCGCCAAGTGGGCGCAGAACACCCCGATCGGCGACGGGGAGGCCGCGCTCCAGGCCAACCCGGTCGAGGTCCCCGAGGCCGTGGTCGAGGCGCTGCGCGAGGCCGCGCACGCCGTGCACGTGGAGCGCGACGAGGTCGTCACCCGGACCCGTGACTGGTGGGCCGGCTCGATGATCGGTGAGACCGAGGGCCGTCCCGCGACGCCGGACGCCGTGATCGTCGAGGCGGCCGACGCGGACCAGATCGCGGCCGTGCTGCGGATCTGCCACGAGGCGGGCATCCCGGTCACCCCGTCCGCGGGCCGCTCCAACGTCACGGGGGCGGCGCTGCCCGTCTTCGGCGGGGTCGTCCTGGACGTGTGCGCGCTGAACGGGATCACCGGTTTCGACGCCGAGTCGAACGTGGTGGACGTCCAGGCCGGCATGTTCGGCGACCTCTTCGAGAAGCAGCTCCAGGAGGAGTACGGCGTCACGACGGGCCACTGGCCGTCCGCGTTCGCCGTCTCCACGGTCGGCGGCTGGATCGCCTGCCGCGGTGCGGGTCAGCTCTCGACGCGCTACGGCAAGATCGAGGACATGGTCGTGGGCGTGGACGTGATCCACGCGGACGGCACCCGCGCCACGTACGGCGACTACGCCCGCGCGGCGGTCGGCCCGGACCTGCGCCAGCTGTTCATCGGCTCCGAGGGCACGCTCGGCGTCATCGTCTCGGCCCGGCTGCGCGTCCACCCGCTGCCCGAGTACGCGAACGCGGTCGCGTTCGGCTTCGAGACCTTCGCCGAGGGCCTGGACGCCTGCCGCAAGATCATGCAGCGCGGTGCGACCCCGGCTGTCCTGCGGCTGTACGACGCCCTGGAGTCGGGCACCCACTTCGGCCACCCGGAGACCAATCTTCTGCTGATCGCCGACGAGGGCGACCCGGCGATCGTGGACGCCTCGATCAAGGTGGCGGCCGAGGTCTGCTCCGCGTACGGCCCCGAGCTGGACTCCCAGGCCGTCTTCGAGCGCTGGCTGGACGAACGGATGATCGTCGGCAAGTCCGCCGACGGCTTCACGCCCGGCCCCGGCTTCGTCGCCGACACCCTGGAGATGGCGGCCTCCTGGGCCGACCTCCCGGTGATCTACGACGAGGTCGTCGCCGCGATCCAGTCGGTGGAGGGCACCCTGGCGGCCTCGGCCCACCAGTCGCACGCGTACACCGACGGCGCCTGTGTCTACTTCTCGCTGCGCGGCGAGGTGGCGCCCGAGTCGCGGCGCGACTGGTACCGCTCGGTGTGGGACGCGGCCAACGCCGTACTCATCAAGCACGCCGCGGCGCTCAGCCACCACCACGGCTGCGGACTGCTGCGCGGTCCCTACCTGGAGGAATCCCTGGGAGCGGGCTTCGCGACGTTCGTCGCGGTGAAGGCGGCCCT
This genomic interval from Streptomyces sp. NBC_00464 contains the following:
- a CDS encoding glycerol-3-phosphate dehydrogenase/oxidase, whose product is MITMPARKPRRTAAATRRTPLLLDRAAAKRQLADDTYDVLVIGGGITGAYAVLDAASRGLRAALVEKDDFASGTSSKSSKMVHGGLRYIEQGNVNLVRHSLLERHRFRKNAPHLVHRLPFLFPILEKEGIFDARLAKGFEGLLWTYDLVGGWRIGKLHQRLTVPEVLAQAPTLRAENLKGGLMYFDARTDDARLVLTIVRTAAALGATVLNGAKAEGLLMQSGKVAGARVDVDGDSVDIRARAVVNATGVWTDELDAKAVDGHRPQVRPAKGVHIVVPWDKVRINCTVTVPIPGRARRATCTRWGNSVVLGTTDEDYQGSPDDVHCTRQEMDFLLEGANTAFEGKLTPDDVVGSIGGLRPLVGGKEGATLDMRRDHHISVGRTGMVTVTGGKLTTSRHMGELVIDKVMAVLGRRGKSRTSDLPLLGGAGYDAEAVAASGGIAAHLGERFGTEARFVGDLIQEDPTLAEPIVAGLAYTKAEVVYAARAELARSVDDVLSRRMRARLFARDASAEAAGAVGAILGRELNLTEAEVERSVSDYLAAVRHEKSVLLEGAAA
- a CDS encoding FAD-binding oxidoreductase; this encodes MISRQTITHPFNRGNYTIGAPSFAKWAQNTPIGDGEAALQANPVEVPEAVVEALREAAHAVHVERDEVVTRTRDWWAGSMIGETEGRPATPDAVIVEAADADQIAAVLRICHEAGIPVTPSAGRSNVTGAALPVFGGVVLDVCALNGITGFDAESNVVDVQAGMFGDLFEKQLQEEYGVTTGHWPSAFAVSTVGGWIACRGAGQLSTRYGKIEDMVVGVDVIHADGTRATYGDYARAAVGPDLRQLFIGSEGTLGVIVSARLRVHPLPEYANAVAFGFETFAEGLDACRKIMQRGATPAVLRLYDALESGTHFGHPETNLLLIADEGDPAIVDASIKVAAEVCSAYGPELDSQAVFERWLDERMIVGKSADGFTPGPGFVADTLEMAASWADLPVIYDEVVAAIQSVEGTLAASAHQSHAYTDGACVYFSLRGEVAPESRRDWYRSVWDAANAVLIKHAAALSHHHGCGLLRGPYLEESLGAGFATFVAVKAALDPAGILNPGKLGLPSRFGTSPLN